Part of the Xenopus tropicalis strain Nigerian chromosome 3, UCB_Xtro_10.0, whole genome shotgun sequence genome, taataaatgacccccaatgtgttTTACACAAAGGCAAATCCTGATTAGCGAGTGGTGGGAGTTCTGGAGAAGGAAATACTAGCaatgcacatttatattttatagtgttAAAGGCAAAAGGTAAGGATTTTCCCTCCACATCCAACGCTTCCATTACTAAAACACATTACTAAAACAATTGCATTACCTGACTGACCTACCTATATTTTATGTGCAAAGTTGCAAGACTCAAGTGTGAATAAGTagttagtaataaaaaaaagcacaacatgGAAGGGAAATTCATTTATCTGAAGAATCATAGATATTTAGGGATTCCTACTGACTGGTAGTTTAGAACATTATTCTTACCTATTTTTTTACCCAGGCTGTAGCTCATTTGATAAATTACTACTGACATTACAACAGATGCCTGCAGATATAACAGCTATAATCACTTTTAAGAGCAACAGAATgtaacattttgccattttaactGGCCCTGTAAAACACAGCTCCTACTGCCATGCATGCTGAAGATCCAAGATATTTACAGGTCAAGCTTCATAACAGCAGCAATATACGGAACTGATGAGGCCACATAATTGCCGCATTTGGCCCATGGGCTCCCAGCTGGACAAAGGTGAGTTTACAGTGCTGAAAACAgcagaatttaaaaactataaataaatgactgaattagatttaaaaaaaaactaatctcAGTCTGAATAAGGTAATAAGAGTCAGTAATTTTAGTGTATTTTATTCTCCCCAAACAGCCAGGCTAGGCATATTAACAGTTCTAAAAGATCATGCAGTTCTCAGGGTTTGCCACTACTCTGCTATAAGgtttgcattttaattttaaaaattgacaATAGATAAGGCTTTAGCACATATCTTGCTTTTTGGACAATGATTCACACACTGCTTGAGCTGAATTCATGTTGCTCTTAAAAATCCAAAGATCTGGATTATGTTCCTTAGCAAAATAATGGAGCAGAAGCACTGATATCTATTACAGTGTATTCCTCCAATGAGACAGCTTTACTGTGAGGTACTTACAGCATCCCCATTCAAAAGAAGCTGGGAAGCTAGACAGAAGGAAGAAGCCACAGATCCCAGCCAGTAGGCATTAATAGATTGAATTAATGTAAAATGGCATGAActtgtgtatttttttccaataatggtcaaaaacaaaaaaaaatgcctgttAGTAAGGGCCACGTTTCATGAACTATAGTCCTATATGCCAGATAAAGAGAAACTAGCAAGTAAGGAGATGCTAGGAAGTGCTTCCATTGTTCAAGCTTAGCATACGTATTCAGTttagttacactatataaatacaagtaaACAGCATTGCGGGTGCAAGTTAAATGTGGGAGGTGCAGATCTTTTTGGGCAGTTTAGCATATTGATGTTTGTAGTTTGACAAGAACAACATGTGCAGGGCATaacagacagagttaaagagcTCCCCTAAATGACAGAAAAGCTTTGCCACTGGCAGACACACTAGCACACTCCCACGGTTTCTTGTTAGACAAACACCACTCAGCAGCGGTAACACCACCCTAGCCTTATTCCTTATTCACTGGTGGCCCCAGTTATGTGCTCCTGTACAGGTGCCAGCTATTTAGCTTTACTGGGCAGGTGGGACCACAGGCCCCAGGTCAAGCTCCACATGATGAGTAAGCCACACTGCCTCTGAACTGGATTCGTTGTCTTCAAGAGGTCGGATAGGAGCTGCCAGGTTTCGGAAGTCATGTTTGAGCTTGAAACTCACTATCACTTTTCCTTTTTCTTGAAGAGGACTGACTTTGATAAAAACCCCAACTTTATTGGCCTTCCTAAAGGCAACAACACTGGAGAAAAGAAAGAGAAGGTTTCATTAGGACAAGACAAAGGCACATTTACAGACTAAGGAGTATTTAGAGGGTGTGCATTATCTGATGCAATATAAAATGCAGCCACTTCCATGTAGAGGTTAATCTTAAGagaagggtttttttgccttcttctggatcaaggTTTTATCCAAGCATTAAATgttgaacttgatagatgtgTCTTTTTTCCCAACTGaagtaactatgttactatgtatgttactatatcAATAGGTAATAATGGGTAATAAAAGTCATTCTAGGGTGATTTAAAAGCACAGGGCAAATTTGTATCTGgtcagtaactcatggcaacagatccaatgctgattggttgctattgattacTACCCAGGGCAAATTTGCCTTGTGTTAAAAGAAATTAGCCCCACAAAGTTTCCagctagtaacccatagcaaccaattggcagaTAGCAATGGATTACTGTATGCTACTAGCCCTCATATAAAAGTTTTAGAACCATTATTTAGGCATAATAGCACAAAATTGGGTCCGATAGCTTACTCTGGATCATCCTGAAAATCTTGTGGTTCAGCCAACTCATCATACTCTGCTGCCGCATCTTTACCAGCGAGAATCAGCTCCTTGTTTGGTACAATCACCTGCAGTGAGTAGAAATAACGTATCACAAGCTGCTCACGCATTCCCTCCagatattaaggtggccatacacaggcagatttcagctgtcaATTTGAGTCTCTAAGACCGGTTCAGCAGATTAAATACCCATGTATGGGCATCCCCGACCTAAAACTGGCCACATattgatctggcaggtttgattttttatcAGAACGGGGACTCTGATACAGTCCATGGTCTGACAGCGCCTATGCCCGCTATTTTAATTAGCCcaatatagggagaagatccactcgtttgccgaccatgccaaacaagcagatctcaaAGTGTAGGCCATCATTAGTACAGTATGTATGGCCTATCCTTACTAAAGTTGTGCAAATACCTTAACCGTCATTAAGAAGGGTTGTAATCCATAGATAGCAtaagctttaggctaatgccacaagggGCAAATTCTCAGCATGTGTTTATCCACAGAGTGAAAAATCATCATTGCGTAGCattatccttaaaggagaaggaaaaaatgttaggcacccccaagtgacttaaatcgcctaccttttaccccgggctggtgcccctgttcggagagaacagcaccagcccggggtagctgcagcacttcctgcttcctctttctctctaacagaaaagtcggcttttcactctactgcgcatgcgccgaccactggcattttaggaaaaggaagcaggaagcgctctggtacaggtaccctgggctggtgctgttttctccaaacaggggcaccagcccggggtaaaaggtaagcgattaaagtcacttgggggtgcttaacattttggcacccccaagtgactttgcctttccttcttctttaagcataAAATGCAGTAAGACAGGCAAAGGTGAATTATATATGTAATTAGTTCAATATTGTCACAATTCGTTACCTTTGCTGTGCTGTTGATTTCATCTTGGTCCCCCTCTTCACATGGCAGAAGGTTCACATGAGTGAGGTTCTCCACTGGGTTAGTTAAGGTTAAAAGGACCTGGCTTTCCTAAAACAGCATCAAAACACATTTAAGTTATTCTGAGAATACACATATTAACATGCACACTTCATATAGGAAAGAATACAGGGGATTTTTAATGTACACCCACATCCAATCTGATAATTTCTATTCATAAGCCTATGACCTGAAAGTGACCTGACTGTTTCATTAATTTCATAACATATTGCAGCATTCTTAGAAAGAACTCTCTCTTAGTTGCCTAAACAGCCTGCAGGGTAACTGTCCAAAGGCTGTGCCATCAAATGAAATGTGTTTACAAAGGGGAGTGTTAGTAACTATATGTCTTAGAAATCTGTATTTCATTTtgttaaacataataaaaaaatcataaaacaatTCTGTAATTCTACTGACCTTCATGTAACGCAGATTGGGGATAGACATAATCCTCACTTCTGGAACATAGCTCCTGCAAAGTCAACATAAGAATATTAGGagcgtttttttctttttaatgttattCCCATTCCTCCTCTTACTTTGTTTTTCTTAACTTCAGCAGTCAGCTAAAATCAGTCAGTAACAGAAATAtctgccttaaagagatactgtcatggaaaaacatgttttttgtcaaaacacatcagttaatagattttttttttttacatttaatacattttgacAAATTTGACACAGGGATAGTCATTGCCTAACTTTCCCAGgtggccacagccatgtgacttgagctctgataaatttcagtcactttttactgctgtgctgcaatttggagtgatgccaacccctccctctccccccagtagctccctgacacctctgctgaagggtTTAGCTGCCTAAACCAGCAGTGTCTCCATAGACTAATAGCACACACAgtgtgcacttgtaaataatggtacactgacttctataaacaataactccagatcctaaatacattatgcagtgaggggcagaagcagTGGCATACtactatagattgtaagctcttgcgagcagggccctttGATCCtgttgttactctgtatacccttgtttcttaaactttttaagatccatgtttgtttaaatgtattgtaAAGCGCTGGTAATTTgctggggctatataaataaatgatgatccgCAATACATTCAATACAGTGAGAAGAATTTGAACTTTAGccctaaatacattaaatacaattaaGGACAGGGATTTCTGACAGCCTAGACCCCCATACTCtttcaaaaagcaggtttcctgaaggctggagagGATTTTAGCATTGTAGAGTTCAGAACGAGTTCACAAAACATTTGTATTGCTAAATGTGCTTACTAGCCCCACCTAGTGAGCACCcaaagcaggagaaaccctgtttagCTACTATGCAACTTGGGTCCTATTGAAAGTgcattgagcaggagaaacaataagttatctgaaagcagttataatgtgcagagttggctccttctgaaagctcagaatcaggcacaatgcactcagatggctgcctacacatcaatattacagctaaaaaaatatacattatacaccCAGACCAAACTCTAAACATTACTAGAAGATTTAGTGCACTTCATAAAATGTAGCCTTTAATAGCTATATCTTTAAAAAGTAAAGCTGCAGAGGGATAACCTATGAAATCAATTAAATCCACTGCATTCAAAAGAATTCAGATATAAGATCATGAGGGGTTATGGATAGATAGTTTAGCGACTCGGTGTAAGCAAGTTCCTTTAGCTATAGTTATTAACCCAGAAGACTATTGCTGCATCTACCAGCTAGCTAACCCACCCGCTGCTGCATCTCCCAGTAGTCAGGTCCAGCCTCCAGTCAGATGATTAAATCTAATACATGGTGGAATGctgtttttaattatattaaattgCTATATTTGGGATGGATGGGTCAAATGGTACATTTTTAGTCATGATGGTTACAAATAGCTACATAAATCACTCCCATCATCCTACAGTTAATAATATCTCTGATTTGATACACATAACCAGTAGTGGGATGCTTAAATTCATTTGTCGGTTTTATGTACTTACAAGCCTTACAATTTATCCTATCCAccattctgctttttttttcccagctcaggtaagtgagtgtgtacaggtatgggacctgttatccagaatgctcgggacctggggtttctggataagggatctttccgtaatttggatctccataacttaagtctgttaaaaatcatttaaatattgaataaacccaataggcttgttttacctccaataaggattaattatatcttagttaggatcaagtacaaggtgctgttttattattacagagaaaaaggaaatcatttttaaaaattagaattgtttgtttataatggagtctatgggagatggcctttccgtaattcggaattttctggacaacgggtttccggataagggatcccatacctgtactaggagaGTCCTCCTGAACTTTCAAACTTCCTGTTAGTGATGTGACTGGTAGCTGAACATTACTAGTGGGAGCTGCAGCTAGGATTGGGATTGGAAGTTGAAGAGCAGCTAATTGGGATTGGGTCCTTTATTCATGATCATTATGCAGTACTTATACCCACAGCAATTAAATAATGTGGATAATACTTATGATAAACTTTACATGGTGTAGATGGTTGTGCAGACCACAGCAAAGCTTTTCTGGCTTAATATAGTTGAAGCAACATGCTTGCACCAAGTCACTAGACTATCTACccaaaacaaattattttcaaTGTAATGCCCTTAATCGATTTTATAGGTTATTCCTCTGCAGCTTTTCTTTTAAAGATATAATTATTAAAAGCTTATGTTTTACAAGAAGTAAACTAAACTTCTTACTATGGTTTAGAAGAAGGAGACCAATGAACTTACAGGGCCACCAGCTGGATCTTAAACTTGATGGATGTTGGGTTGAATTCAGGCTTGCTCAAATTATGTTCACATTTCTGGTTAtcggaaggaaaaaaaaaaaaaaaagaatactttaatataaataatataaaattgttGTTAAATTCTTTATGAAACGTATTATCAGGCACTCACCCTGCATCGCAGTGATCGCTTAATTAAGAGATGTTTATGGCGAGGATGCAGTTGTGAGGCACATATGGGCTGGAAATCTGGTTGAAGCAAGCGCTGATCCAGAGTAGTAACTGTTAGCAGACAAGACTTTGTTATTGTCTTTATTTAAACAGTGCTCATATATTTTGCATTCAATCACACTGGCCCATATCCTGTACATATCTTTAGATTTGGAAGGAACCCCATACTAGAACATGATAGAGGTTGCTATTGAATCCAGGTTTTGCAAGGTAACAATGCTATCCCACGCCAAACCTATATAGCTGAAAGCTTGAAAAATGCAGCTACAGAAAATGACTGCTATTAATCATTAGTACCTTCAGTCAGATTGATAGGCCTGGTGTAATAATCCTCTGGCAATGGTTCCACTTCTTCAATCGCTTGTGCCGCCTCAATCTTTATCTCTTTCTGGTCTTCGCCTTCTTTGAGACTGAAAATCCaagattttcttttaatttgcaataaaaattcaaatgttgatatcTGGCATTTACCAAAAAACCCCATATATTAAATATAGAAGTTTATTCAACAAAAACAGGACTGGTTTCAAAATTCTTAATTGGTTTAGTGTGGTccattttaaaggacatttaTTGGCAAGAAAAACCCTGCCTAGTATAATCAGTGTCCAACCTGTGACCAGCCAGTTGCTCTTACATGACTTATTAACCATGAAAAATGGCAAAGAGCAGTTGCTCATCAAACAGCAAAGCCTTACACTAAAATTCCTACTAGAGAGATTATCAGGAATCCAAACTTACGTCAGTCCTGTAAGGGCAGTAATAGGCGCCCCTGGCCTCTGTCGCTGGAGCCTGGTTCCACGTCCATATTTATCCTGTAAAAAATGACAAATTCAACATTGCACTAACACTTCACAAtcagatatattttttataatatacagtttggtcatttccctaaaggaccaaactgtaaattatcagagcttagtgatgtaatttctagcATGTAATTAACATTTAACCTTTCCGAATGCTATCTGTATAGATTAGGTTATCTGTATAGATTAGGGAAGCTGATACAAAATAGAATGCTGAGCCAAATATTACCTAATTAAAGAATTAACACAGAAATTAAACCAAGGAACAGCACCCATTTTTAtatcttttaactttattctaGATTCACTGTCACATTGCCTTTTCCACTGATGTAAGAGATATCAGATATAAAGTGATTATTATGCAGAACACAGGGATGACAAACCTTGGGACTTACCGCCACATGAATAGTgtgttgctgcagaaaaattccaacgtttgcaatcaaagtaaaaacaaaaagcagtTACCACTGAAATCTGTAGGTCGaacaatgtatatattatatgtgtgtgtgtatttcacTGCCCTGGGGAGCATATTCTGGTTATTGCAGTCTTGGATAAAGGAATCTTCTATTTGTTCAATACAGATAAAAATGCCTTTAATTATCATTAAGGCTCATGTCACATGCAGCATATTGACCATGTAAGTTAGTGTGAGAGAACTAAGCATGTTTGACTGTCCCAGCATATGCCCTGTGGTTTTTGACTGGTGGTCAAAACGGTGCATGTGAATCAACCTAAATGCTCCCCATCATGAGTATCCAGTGAGCAAAGTTCTTTATAAGCTTCTTCAACAGGAATGTCACTCACTAACTGCCTGGTGCTgcatccaaatatatatat contains:
- the dctn4 gene encoding dynactin subunit 4 isoform X1; translated protein: MASLLQLERVLYLVHGEKPIRAPLSQLYFCRYCSELRSLECVSHEVDSHYCPSCLENMPSAEAKLKKNRCANCFDCPCCMHTLSTRATNIPAPLPDDPAKTTMKKAYYLACGFCRWTSRDVGMADKSVASGGWQEPENPHTQRINKLLEYYQQLAQKEKIERDRKKLVRRRNYMPLAFSDKYGRGTRLQRQRPGAPITALTGLTLKEGEDQKEIKIEAAQAIEEVEPLPEDYYTRPINLTEVTTLDQRLLQPDFQPICASQLHPRHKHLLIKRSLRCRKCEHNLSKPEFNPTSIKFKIQLVALSYVPEVRIMSIPNLRYMKESQVLLTLTNPVENLTHVNLLPCEEGDQDEINSTAKVIVPNKELILAGKDAAAEYDELAEPQDFQDDPDVVAFRKANKVGVFIKVSPLQEKGKVIVSFKLKHDFRNLAAPIRPLEDNESSSEAVWLTHHVELDLGPVVPPAQ
- the dctn4 gene encoding dynactin subunit 4 produces the protein MASLLQLERVLYLVHGEKPIRAPLSQLYFCRYCSELRSLECVSHEVDSHYCPSCLENMPSAEAKLKKNRCANCFDCPCCMHTLSTRATNIPAPLPDDPAKTTMKKAYYLACGFCRWTSRDVGMADKSVASGGWQEPENPHTQRINKLLEYYQQLAQKEKIERDRKKLVRRRNYMPLAFSQHTIHVADKYGRGTRLQRQRPGAPITALTGLTLKEGEDQKEIKIEAAQAIEEVEPLPEDYYTRPINLTEVTTLDQRLLQPDFQPICASQLHPRHKHLLIKRSLRCRKCEHNLSKPEFNPTSIKFKIQLVALSYVPEVRIMSIPNLRYMKESQVLLTLTNPVENLTHVNLLPCEEGDQDEINSTAKVIVPNKELILAGKDAAAEYDELAEPQDFQDDPDVVAFRKANKVGVFIKVSPLQEKGKVIVSFKLKHDFRNLAAPIRPLEDNESSSEAVWLTHHVELDLGPVVPPAQ